One window of Polynucleobacter sp. HIN5 genomic DNA carries:
- a CDS encoding FAD-binding and (Fe-S)-binding domain-containing protein, which yields MTKIAPDPSFTVSSLPPEISTKLQQHVKGEVLVDGASRGRYATDASIYQQFPVAVLVPKSAQDIEAALEVANESGIPVLPRGGGTSQCGQTTGAALVIDNSKHFRKILSSDLSDPDHATVEVEPGMVLDHLNAHLKPHGLWYPVDVSTAAQATIGGMAGNNSCGSRSIAYGNMVHNVLGINAWLADGELANFGPYSESTGRAKELGDYVKHLVDDLKPEIDAHWPKVMRRVAGYNLDVFHPQSELPYTLDNSVNLAHLLVGSEGTLAYFKSLTLKLARLPKHKVLGVVNFASFYQAMDSAQHIVKLGPTAVELVDRTMIDLSRNNPAFRKTIETALVDAQAKTVDAILLVEFSGDEHAPLLQKLQDLNTLMSDLGLPGSVVMMPDAAMQKNLWEVRKAGLNIMMSLKGDGKPVSFIEDCAVPLEYLADYTQALTEVFSKYGSRGTWYAHASVGTLHVRPILDMRRDGALKMRAIAEEAAELVRKYKGAFSGEHGDGLCRGEWISWQFGPKITEALAKIKTQFDPKGLLNPGKIVNPPKMDDSTYFRYPPSYQVITVQPKLDWSAWNVQNNPVTEAVTAVGTGGDPAQGLAKAIEMCNNNGHCRKFDADVMCPSYRITRNEKDLTRGRANTLRLAISGQITSTSDTPPAHLPLATQAVKEVMDLCVSCKGCKRECPTGVDMAKMKIEYLSQYKERFGHTLRDRLVAHLPNYAPIIARIPGLPALMNLRNHIPLLAKLQEWLTGISAQRSLPVWKSKHFWNQAPLPFATPEALAKSDKRVVLFADTFNAYFENENLQAALALLQRSGYAVHVAQPAKDQDEQQPFCCGRTYLASGMVSEAKARLSALIHHIAPYAKEGIAIVGLEPSCLFTLRDEALTMGLGEAAQVASKHAQLLEEFLASEHKANRFVPNFKESAQSILVHGHCHQKAFAAVSPALELLKLIPNANPQLIESSCCGMAGSFGYEVEHIEASKQMAELSLLPRIRKEPNSIVVADGTSCRHQIADGASREAVHIAKVLEQHLN from the coding sequence ATGACCAAAATTGCACCCGATCCTAGCTTTACTGTAAGCAGCCTGCCGCCTGAGATTTCCACCAAACTCCAACAGCACGTTAAGGGTGAGGTATTAGTTGATGGCGCAAGTCGTGGGCGCTACGCCACCGATGCATCGATCTACCAACAGTTTCCGGTAGCAGTCCTCGTTCCTAAATCGGCGCAGGACATTGAAGCGGCTCTTGAGGTTGCCAATGAGTCAGGTATTCCCGTTTTACCCAGAGGCGGCGGCACCAGTCAATGCGGCCAGACCACGGGTGCTGCACTCGTGATTGATAACAGCAAACACTTTCGTAAGATCCTCTCTTCTGATCTCAGTGATCCGGATCACGCTACGGTAGAGGTGGAACCAGGTATGGTGCTGGATCATCTCAATGCCCACCTTAAACCCCATGGACTTTGGTATCCGGTTGATGTCTCCACAGCAGCCCAAGCGACCATCGGCGGTATGGCTGGTAATAACTCGTGTGGCAGCCGCTCCATTGCCTACGGCAATATGGTACACAACGTTTTAGGGATTAATGCCTGGCTTGCCGATGGTGAGCTTGCCAACTTTGGTCCTTATTCAGAGAGCACGGGTCGTGCCAAAGAGCTAGGCGATTATGTGAAGCACTTGGTAGACGATCTCAAGCCCGAGATTGACGCGCATTGGCCTAAAGTGATGCGCCGAGTCGCGGGTTATAACTTAGATGTCTTTCATCCCCAAAGTGAGTTGCCCTACACCTTAGATAACAGTGTCAATCTTGCTCATTTACTCGTAGGTAGTGAAGGTACTCTCGCCTATTTCAAATCCTTAACACTCAAACTTGCGCGCTTGCCCAAACACAAGGTCTTAGGGGTCGTAAACTTTGCGAGTTTTTATCAAGCGATGGATAGCGCCCAGCACATCGTGAAGTTGGGACCCACCGCCGTGGAGCTGGTTGATCGCACCATGATCGACCTCTCGCGCAATAACCCCGCATTTCGTAAAACCATTGAGACCGCGCTCGTGGATGCCCAGGCTAAAACAGTCGATGCCATTTTGCTCGTGGAGTTTAGTGGCGATGAGCATGCACCCCTCTTACAAAAACTTCAAGATCTCAACACCCTCATGAGTGATCTGGGTTTACCTGGGTCGGTCGTGATGATGCCCGACGCGGCGATGCAAAAGAACTTATGGGAAGTGCGTAAAGCAGGGCTCAATATCATGATGAGCCTTAAGGGTGATGGTAAGCCGGTGAGCTTCATTGAGGATTGTGCTGTGCCCCTAGAGTACTTAGCTGACTACACCCAAGCCTTGACCGAGGTCTTCAGTAAATATGGCTCACGCGGTACCTGGTATGCCCACGCATCAGTAGGCACCCTGCATGTGCGCCCAATACTGGATATGCGCCGCGATGGGGCTCTCAAGATGCGCGCGATTGCAGAGGAAGCGGCGGAGCTCGTGCGCAAATACAAAGGTGCCTTTAGTGGCGAGCATGGCGATGGTCTGTGCCGAGGGGAGTGGATTAGCTGGCAATTTGGTCCCAAGATTACCGAGGCGCTTGCCAAGATCAAAACACAATTTGATCCCAAAGGGCTTCTTAATCCCGGCAAGATCGTCAATCCCCCCAAGATGGATGACAGCACCTACTTTCGCTATCCACCTTCCTATCAGGTCATTACTGTTCAACCGAAGCTCGATTGGTCCGCCTGGAATGTGCAAAACAATCCCGTGACCGAAGCCGTCACCGCGGTAGGTACCGGTGGCGATCCTGCACAGGGTCTCGCCAAAGCGATTGAGATGTGCAATAACAACGGGCATTGCCGTAAGTTTGATGCCGATGTGATGTGCCCGAGTTATCGCATCACCCGCAATGAAAAAGATCTCACCCGCGGTCGTGCCAACACCTTGCGTCTAGCGATCTCAGGGCAAATTACGAGTACGAGTGATACTCCTCCTGCCCATTTGCCACTCGCCACCCAAGCAGTGAAAGAGGTGATGGATTTGTGCGTGAGCTGCAAAGGCTGCAAACGTGAGTGCCCCACGGGCGTGGACATGGCCAAAATGAAGATTGAGTATTTGTCGCAATACAAAGAGCGCTTTGGCCATACCCTACGTGATCGCTTAGTGGCCCATTTGCCGAACTATGCCCCCATCATTGCACGCATTCCTGGTTTGCCCGCGCTCATGAATCTGCGCAATCACATCCCACTCTTAGCCAAGCTCCAAGAGTGGCTTACCGGAATTAGCGCCCAGCGCTCCTTGCCGGTGTGGAAGAGCAAGCATTTTTGGAATCAAGCGCCCCTGCCATTTGCAACCCCTGAGGCACTAGCCAAAAGTGACAAACGCGTCGTGCTATTTGCCGATACCTTTAACGCCTATTTTGAGAATGAGAACTTGCAAGCGGCACTTGCCCTCTTACAAAGGTCGGGCTACGCGGTTCATGTGGCGCAACCTGCAAAAGATCAAGATGAACAACAACCATTTTGCTGTGGTCGCACCTACTTAGCCTCTGGCATGGTAAGCGAAGCAAAGGCACGACTCTCAGCACTCATTCATCACATAGCACCCTATGCAAAAGAAGGGATAGCGATTGTGGGTCTAGAGCCCTCTTGCCTATTTACGCTACGCGATGAAGCACTCACCATGGGCCTGGGTGAAGCTGCGCAAGTCGCGAGTAAGCACGCCCAACTCCTTGAAGAGTTTTTAGCCAGCGAACACAAAGCCAATCGGTTTGTGCCCAACTTCAAGGAGTCCGCTCAGTCTATATTGGTACACGGCCATTGCCATCAAAAAGCCTTTGCGGCCGTGAGCCCCGCCCTTGAATTACTGAAACTCATTCCGAATGCCAACCCCCAGCTGATTGAATCCTCGTGCTGTGGCATGGCGGGTAGCTTCGGGTATGAGGTGGAGCATATCGAGGCTTCCAAACAAATGGCAGAACTTAGTTTATTGCCACGTATTCGCAAGGAGCCCAATTCAATCGTGGTTGCTGATGGCACCAGCTGTCGTCACCAAATCGCCGATGGGGCAAGTCGCGAGGCAGTGCATATTGCGAAGGTTCTAGAACAGCATTTGAATTAG
- the galU gene encoding UTP--glucose-1-phosphate uridylyltransferase GalU: MSSKPITKAVFPVAGLGTRFLPATKASPKEMLNVVDKPLIQYAVEEAIAAGITEMIFVTGRSKRAIEDHFDKAYELEAELEAKNKQSLLEIVRNIKPSHVDCVYVRQAEPLGLGHAVLCAEKLVRDEPFAIILADDLLDGKTPVLKQMVDLHSKHNASVLAVEKILPEQTKSYGVVAAKAQSAGIHSVTGIIEKPTSKDAPSNLGVVGRYILSSSIFGHIRNLKPGSGGEYQLTDAIQTLLKDEPVLAYEYEGVRYDCGSKLGYLKATIEFALKHPELKDEFGSYLKNRS; encoded by the coding sequence ATGAGTTCAAAACCCATCACCAAAGCAGTCTTTCCTGTTGCAGGATTGGGTACTCGCTTTTTACCAGCTACCAAGGCATCTCCTAAAGAAATGCTCAATGTGGTGGATAAACCATTGATTCAGTATGCAGTCGAGGAAGCCATTGCTGCTGGCATTACGGAAATGATTTTTGTGACCGGTCGCAGTAAGCGCGCGATTGAGGATCACTTTGATAAGGCGTATGAGCTTGAAGCGGAACTTGAAGCGAAAAATAAGCAAAGCCTTCTAGAGATCGTGCGCAATATCAAACCCAGCCATGTGGATTGCGTCTATGTACGCCAAGCAGAGCCATTGGGCCTCGGACATGCGGTTTTATGCGCTGAGAAATTAGTACGTGACGAACCGTTTGCCATTATCTTGGCTGACGATTTGTTGGATGGCAAAACTCCAGTCCTCAAACAAATGGTTGATCTGCATTCCAAACACAATGCTTCAGTCTTGGCTGTCGAGAAAATTCTGCCAGAGCAAACCAAATCGTATGGGGTCGTAGCAGCCAAAGCCCAAAGCGCTGGAATCCACTCCGTTACCGGCATTATTGAAAAGCCGACATCAAAGGATGCCCCATCCAATCTTGGGGTGGTGGGCCGTTATATCCTTTCGTCCTCGATCTTTGGTCACATTCGTAATCTCAAACCTGGTTCTGGCGGGGAATATCAACTCACCGATGCCATACAAACTCTCCTAAAGGATGAGCCGGTACTGGCTTATGAGTACGAGGGTGTGCGCTATGACTGCGGCAGTAAGTTGGGCTACCTTAAGGCAACTATTGAGTTTGCACTCAAACATCCTGAACTCAAAGATGAGTTTGGGTCTTATCTTAAAAATCGCTCATAA
- a CDS encoding DEAD/DEAH box helicase, with protein sequence MLKAVEEQGYTQATPIQAKAIPVVLEGRDVMGAAQTGTGKTAAFTLPIIQKLLPQANTSTSPARHPIRALILTPTRELSDQVADNASLYAKFTDLRTAVVFGGVDIKPQTALLRSGVEILIATPGRLLDHITSKTADLSQVQLLVLDEADRMLDMGFLPDLQRIINLIPAQRQTLLFSATFSPEIKKLAQTYLRNPVTIEVARQNAAADTVNQVVHLVPSEHKRAAIVAILQNRVKAGLSRQCIIFTNSRMGCARLASALERDGIKAAAIHGDKSQTERMATLEAFKTGAIDALVATDVAARGLDIADMPCVINHELPFNAEDFIHRIGRTGRAGSKGDAIALVDDSEKRLLEDIEKLMKRKLTIARLPTSERESKSGGSKAIAADPFFYMPYEPGQTAAVPKQESTSPSIKPSANQKKPVLGALLGGTKK encoded by the coding sequence ATCCTCAAAGCGGTTGAGGAGCAGGGCTATACCCAAGCAACCCCAATTCAGGCCAAGGCGATTCCAGTCGTCCTAGAAGGTCGGGATGTGATGGGCGCAGCCCAAACTGGAACTGGTAAAACCGCCGCCTTTACCTTGCCGATTATTCAGAAGCTCTTGCCTCAGGCGAATACGAGTACTTCGCCTGCGCGCCACCCGATTCGGGCCTTAATTTTGACCCCGACCCGAGAGTTAAGCGATCAGGTGGCTGATAACGCGAGCCTCTATGCCAAATTTACGGATCTACGCACGGCCGTTGTATTTGGTGGTGTTGACATCAAACCTCAAACAGCCTTGCTGCGATCGGGGGTAGAGATTTTGATTGCAACCCCTGGGCGTTTACTCGATCACATCACCAGTAAAACGGCCGATTTGTCACAAGTGCAACTTTTGGTATTGGATGAGGCTGATCGCATGCTCGATATGGGCTTTTTGCCCGACCTGCAACGCATCATCAATTTAATCCCCGCACAGCGCCAGACCCTATTGTTCTCTGCCACCTTTTCTCCAGAGATTAAGAAGCTCGCACAAACCTACTTGCGCAATCCCGTGACCATTGAAGTGGCTCGGCAAAATGCCGCAGCCGATACGGTCAATCAAGTGGTGCACTTGGTACCCTCCGAACATAAGCGCGCAGCCATTGTGGCAATTTTGCAAAACCGGGTGAAGGCCGGCTTAAGCCGCCAGTGCATCATCTTTACCAATAGCCGCATGGGATGTGCGCGCCTAGCGAGTGCCTTGGAGCGCGATGGCATTAAAGCGGCTGCGATTCATGGGGACAAGAGTCAAACCGAACGGATGGCAACTTTGGAAGCCTTTAAGACCGGCGCGATTGATGCCTTAGTTGCTACCGACGTTGCAGCACGTGGCTTAGATATTGCTGATATGCCGTGCGTGATTAATCATGAGCTACCCTTTAATGCGGAAGACTTCATTCATCGAATTGGTCGCACTGGGCGCGCCGGTAGCAAAGGTGATGCAATTGCCTTAGTCGATGACAGTGAAAAGCGCTTACTCGAGGATATTGAGAAGCTTATGAAGCGCAAACTCACGATTGCGCGCTTACCCACGAGTGAGCGAGAGAGTAAAAGCGGTGGTTCTAAAGCGATTGCAGCCGACCCATTTTTCTACATGCCTTATGAGCCTGGGCAAACCGCGGCAGTACCAAAGCAAGAATCAACCAGTCCATCGATCAAGCCAAGTGCCAATCAAAAAAAGCCAGTGCTTGGGGCACTTTTGGGCGGCACTAAAAAGTAA
- the dnaE gene encoding DNA polymerase III subunit alpha translates to MAAPQFIHLRLHSEYSITDGVVRIDDAVQAAALDGMGALAITDLGNLFGLIKFYSAARSSGLKPIAGADVWVTNTQEPDQPYRMLLLVQNHTGYLNLCELLSKASLHNQRHGRAEIQPEWLSESLPASTKGSKKKTLAEGLIALSGGHLGDVGVALLNGDEAKARELATHWQTVFGGRYFVELQRFGHAQEEAHIQLACQLASDLKIPVVATHPIQFMKPEDYTAHEARVCIAEGELLGDPRRPKRFTEEQYFLTQAQMQERFADLPTALANTVEIAKMCNLSLTLGQARLPEFPTPDGMPLDQYLMQQAEIGLDKNLRKLYPNEEERMALEPRYRERLRFEVNTIAQMGFPGYFLIVADFINWAKNNGVPVGPGRGSGAGSLVAFSLGITDLDPLRYNLLFERFLNPERVSMPDFDIDFCQHGRDRVIAYVKEKYGKDAVSQIATFGTMAAKAAIRDVGRVLEQPYGFVDGIAKLVPFKPGQVVTIESAKKEEKQLAEREKNEEEVRQLLALAQQLEGMTRNVGMHAGGVLIAPGKLTDFCPLYTQDGGDANAGVISQFDKDDVESIGLVKFDFLGLTTLTILAGAERWIQKLHAERKDWSISDIPLDDPKAFELLKRGNTVAVFQLESRGMQGMLRDAKPDRFEDIIALVALYRPGPMDLIPDYIKRKHGQQKVEYPDPRIEPVLRETYGIMVYQEQVMQMAQMIGGYSLGGADLLRRAMGKKKPEEMAQHRQIFREGAQKNGLTEHKADEIYDLMERFAGYGFNKSHAAAYALLAYQTAWLKAYYPAEFMAANLSLSMDDTDKVKILYDDSLHNGLKILPPDINTGMYEFTPIADSNDQEQSVGIRTIRYGLGAVRGTGEGAIQIIVEARKAGLFKDLFDFCARVDRRQVNRRAIEALIRAGAFDSIATDAAKGFANTYDARSTLLASLSRAIEAAEQAEASVHQVSLFDAEDVAQAHAPEYVKELPFSEKKRLQDEKAALGLCLTGHLFDAYRPEVTHFIRQPLIKLTEGKDQLVAGIITSSRMLMGQRGRMMIATIDDGGAAVELTLYSEVYEPNRSWLKEDELLIAKVNVSPDKFSGGLRIVAESVMDIVGARLRFARNVHLNLDTGIDLKVLKAQINPFLVKAPMGSALQNPPKGLPLTAAVMAKGGACLVQFPEDVRLYPDDNCLRNLHQILGSKTGSSPNPVEIQYA, encoded by the coding sequence ATGGCAGCGCCCCAATTTATCCACCTTCGCTTGCATTCGGAGTACTCGATTACCGATGGGGTAGTGCGCATCGATGACGCGGTGCAGGCCGCTGCTTTGGATGGCATGGGCGCCCTCGCAATTACCGACTTGGGCAATTTGTTCGGTCTCATTAAGTTTTACTCGGCTGCCCGCTCCTCCGGTCTGAAGCCGATTGCTGGTGCCGATGTGTGGGTGACCAACACCCAGGAGCCCGACCAACCATATCGCATGTTGCTCCTGGTACAAAACCACACCGGTTACCTCAATCTTTGCGAGCTCCTAAGCAAAGCATCGCTTCATAATCAGCGTCATGGAAGAGCGGAGATCCAACCGGAATGGTTGAGTGAGTCGCTGCCCGCAAGTACTAAAGGATCAAAGAAGAAAACATTGGCCGAGGGCTTAATTGCGCTCTCGGGTGGACATCTGGGGGATGTGGGAGTTGCACTCCTTAATGGGGATGAGGCTAAGGCGCGCGAGTTGGCCACGCACTGGCAAACGGTCTTTGGTGGCCGCTATTTTGTGGAGCTTCAGCGTTTTGGTCATGCTCAAGAAGAGGCGCATATTCAGCTTGCATGCCAACTCGCTAGTGATTTGAAGATTCCGGTCGTGGCGACACACCCAATTCAGTTTATGAAGCCCGAGGATTACACGGCGCATGAAGCGCGCGTCTGTATTGCCGAAGGCGAGTTATTGGGTGATCCGCGTCGTCCCAAACGTTTTACCGAAGAGCAATATTTTCTGACGCAAGCGCAAATGCAGGAGCGCTTTGCGGATCTCCCGACGGCGCTTGCCAATACGGTAGAAATTGCCAAGATGTGTAATCTCAGCCTGACCTTAGGACAGGCACGTTTACCCGAATTCCCAACACCCGATGGCATGCCACTCGATCAATACCTCATGCAACAGGCAGAGATCGGGTTGGATAAAAATCTGCGCAAACTCTATCCCAATGAAGAAGAGCGTATGGCCCTTGAGCCCCGCTATCGCGAACGCTTGCGCTTTGAGGTCAATACGATTGCGCAGATGGGTTTCCCAGGCTACTTCTTGATCGTCGCGGACTTCATTAACTGGGCAAAGAATAATGGCGTGCCGGTGGGCCCGGGTCGTGGGTCGGGCGCCGGATCCTTGGTCGCGTTCTCATTGGGGATTACCGATCTCGATCCATTACGCTACAACTTACTCTTTGAACGATTTTTAAATCCCGAGCGCGTCTCGATGCCCGACTTTGATATCGACTTTTGTCAGCACGGGCGTGATCGCGTCATTGCCTATGTGAAAGAGAAGTACGGCAAGGATGCGGTGAGTCAAATTGCCACCTTTGGCACCATGGCGGCCAAAGCGGCCATTCGGGATGTGGGCCGAGTACTTGAGCAGCCCTATGGCTTTGTGGATGGCATTGCCAAGCTCGTCCCATTTAAGCCAGGGCAAGTGGTCACGATTGAGTCCGCCAAAAAAGAAGAAAAGCAACTCGCCGAGCGGGAAAAAAATGAAGAGGAAGTACGCCAACTCTTGGCGCTGGCACAGCAGCTCGAGGGTATGACCCGCAATGTGGGGATGCATGCCGGAGGGGTGTTAATTGCCCCTGGCAAACTCACCGATTTTTGCCCGCTCTATACCCAAGATGGGGGCGACGCCAATGCAGGGGTGATTAGCCAATTCGATAAAGATGATGTGGAATCGATTGGTCTGGTGAAGTTTGACTTCCTGGGACTCACCACACTGACTATTTTGGCGGGTGCCGAGCGTTGGATTCAGAAACTACATGCGGAACGTAAGGATTGGAGTATCAGTGATATCCCTCTCGATGATCCCAAAGCTTTTGAGCTTTTAAAGCGCGGTAATACGGTTGCCGTGTTTCAGCTGGAAAGTCGGGGTATGCAAGGGATGCTGCGCGATGCCAAACCCGATCGCTTTGAAGACATTATTGCCTTGGTGGCGTTATACCGACCAGGTCCTATGGATCTTATCCCCGATTACATTAAACGCAAGCACGGGCAACAGAAAGTGGAGTATCCCGATCCTCGCATTGAGCCCGTATTGCGTGAGACCTACGGCATCATGGTCTACCAAGAGCAGGTTATGCAAATGGCGCAGATGATTGGAGGTTACTCCTTAGGGGGTGCTGACCTATTGCGGCGCGCGATGGGTAAAAAGAAGCCCGAGGAGATGGCTCAACATCGCCAGATCTTTCGCGAGGGGGCGCAAAAAAATGGACTCACCGAGCACAAGGCCGATGAGATCTATGACCTCATGGAGCGTTTTGCAGGATATGGGTTTAATAAGTCCCATGCGGCTGCCTATGCGCTCTTGGCTTATCAAACCGCGTGGCTTAAGGCCTACTACCCCGCTGAATTTATGGCGGCCAACTTATCGCTCTCAATGGATGACACCGATAAGGTGAAGATTTTGTATGACGATAGTCTGCACAATGGTTTGAAGATTTTGCCGCCAGATATTAATACCGGCATGTACGAGTTCACACCGATTGCAGATTCCAATGATCAAGAACAAAGCGTAGGGATTCGTACGATTCGTTATGGCTTAGGAGCGGTGCGAGGTACCGGTGAGGGTGCAATCCAAATTATTGTAGAAGCGCGCAAAGCTGGCCTATTTAAAGATCTCTTTGACTTCTGCGCCCGGGTCGATCGCCGCCAAGTCAATCGCCGTGCCATTGAAGCCTTGATTCGGGCGGGGGCATTTGATTCGATTGCGACCGATGCTGCTAAAGGCTTCGCAAATACCTATGATGCGCGCTCCACACTTCTAGCCTCACTCTCCCGTGCGATCGAGGCTGCCGAGCAGGCCGAAGCCTCAGTGCATCAGGTAAGTCTCTTTGATGCAGAGGATGTGGCGCAAGCGCATGCACCCGAGTACGTGAAGGAACTTCCTTTTTCTGAGAAGAAGCGTCTGCAAGATGAAAAAGCGGCATTGGGCCTGTGTTTAACCGGACATTTGTTTGATGCCTACCGGCCTGAAGTAACGCACTTTATTCGTCAACCACTCATCAAGCTCACAGAGGGTAAGGATCAACTCGTCGCCGGCATCATTACCTCGTCACGGATGCTGATGGGGCAGCGTGGACGGATGATGATTGCCACGATTGATGATGGTGGTGCAGCCGTTGAGCTCACGCTCTATAGCGAAGTGTACGAACCCAATCGCTCTTGGCTTAAAGAAGATGAGTTATTAATTGCTAAGGTGAATGTCAGTCCTGATAAATTCTCAGGAGGCTTGCGAATTGTTGCTGAGAGTGTGATGGATATTGTGGGCGCACGTCTACGCTTTGCCAGAAACGTTCATCTCAACTTAGATACCGGCATTGATCTAAAGGTTCTGAAAGCCCAGATCAATCCATTTTTAGTCAAAGCCCCAATGGGGAGCGCCCTACAAAATCCACCGAAAGGACTGCCATTGACTGCCGCTGTAATGGCTAAAGGCGGAGCTTGTTTAGTCCAGTTTCCAGAAGATGTCCGTCTTTACCCGGATGACAATTGCCTACGCAACTTGCATCAGATTTTGGGAAGTAAAACAGGCTCAAGCCCTAATCCGGTAGAAATTCAGTACGCCTAA
- a CDS encoding GlcG/HbpS family heme-binding protein, with translation MLANKPYLRQVDVQKILDAANAHAEKHNWAVTIAVCDDGGHLLGLIRRDGCAPVSSYIAQDKARSAAMGKRESKVYEDIINNGRTAFATVPHIKGMLEGGVNIDVDGHTIGAVGVSGVKSADDAGIARAGIASILP, from the coding sequence ATGCTAGCCAATAAACCCTATTTGCGCCAAGTCGATGTGCAAAAAATTTTAGATGCCGCCAATGCCCATGCCGAGAAACACAACTGGGCGGTCACGATTGCCGTGTGCGATGACGGCGGGCATTTGTTGGGACTGATTCGTCGTGACGGTTGCGCCCCGGTGTCGTCCTATATTGCTCAAGACAAGGCGCGCTCTGCAGCGATGGGTAAGCGCGAGAGTAAGGTGTATGAGGACATCATTAATAATGGCCGAACTGCCTTTGCGACCGTTCCTCACATTAAGGGCATGCTCGAAGGCGGGGTCAATATTGATGTGGATGGGCACACCATCGGTGCGGTAGGAGTTTCTGGCGTGAAGTCAGCCGATGATGCGGGCATTGCCCGTGCCGGTATTGCCTCGATTTTGCCCTGA
- the gluQRS gene encoding tRNA glutamyl-Q(34) synthetase GluQRS yields the protein MTSSSNPQFNQGTRSGGGHQSPKPYRGRFAPSPTGPLHLGSLTTALGSWLDARAHGGTWLVRIEDVDTPRSVPGADRLILDQLQACGLEWDEAPVWQSQRTTHYQNALEQLNTIDRIYGCQCSRKQIEEALQKKCVLIKPNQELIYPGVCRERKVSIENHALRICLPHECQISFTDRDLGKQIQDLNTQVGDFVLRRADGLFTYQLAVVVDDHLQAITHIVRGEDLLSNTARQIHLQQCLGYQTPSYLHLPLVTNDAGEKLSKQTKATAVDITHPESIRESLCRAANHLGLQNDPISGSITQWLNRKVQEWQERHFM from the coding sequence ATGACCTCCTCTTCAAATCCTCAATTCAATCAAGGCACTAGGTCAGGAGGTGGTCACCAAAGTCCAAAACCCTACCGCGGCCGCTTTGCTCCATCGCCCACTGGACCCCTTCATCTGGGTTCGCTCACAACCGCTTTAGGAAGCTGGCTCGATGCCAGGGCGCATGGTGGAACATGGCTGGTTCGCATCGAAGATGTGGATACTCCCAGATCAGTACCTGGGGCCGATCGGTTGATCTTGGATCAACTGCAAGCATGTGGCTTGGAATGGGACGAAGCACCGGTCTGGCAATCGCAACGAACAACTCATTACCAAAACGCTCTGGAACAACTCAACACGATCGATCGCATCTATGGCTGTCAATGCTCCCGCAAGCAAATTGAAGAGGCTTTACAGAAAAAATGTGTTTTGATTAAACCTAATCAAGAATTGATTTACCCAGGGGTGTGTCGAGAACGAAAGGTATCGATTGAAAATCATGCCTTGCGCATTTGCTTGCCACACGAGTGCCAGATCAGCTTTACGGATCGAGATTTAGGTAAGCAAATCCAAGACCTCAATACACAAGTGGGGGATTTTGTTCTGCGCCGAGCTGACGGACTCTTCACCTATCAGTTAGCGGTGGTGGTCGATGATCATTTACAAGCGATCACGCATATCGTTCGGGGCGAAGATTTACTGAGCAACACCGCACGCCAAATCCATTTACAACAATGCTTGGGTTATCAAACCCCGAGTTATTTGCATTTACCACTCGTGACCAATGACGCTGGCGAGAAACTCAGCAAACAAACGAAAGCAACTGCGGTTGATATCACTCACCCGGAGTCGATTCGAGAAAGCCTCTGCCGTGCGGCAAATCACTTGGGATTACAAAACGATCCAATTAGTGGAAGTATCACGCAGTGGTTAAACCGTAAGGTGCAGGAGTGGCAAGAACGCCACTTCATGTAG